A stretch of the Campylobacter concisus genome encodes the following:
- a CDS encoding pyridoxamine kinase translates to MKRILTIQDISCVGKCSLTVALPIISAQGIETCILPTALLSTHTGFKNFTFRDLTDEFDAVTQVWHKENIAFDGIYTGFLGSFSQLELIEKIFNEFNDSAPLILVDPCMGDNGKLYHGFDEKFVMKMRELCTKAHVITPNITEASFMCGMPFFGSDYTQDYILELLEGLASFGARKIVLKGIRYKQNECGIIAYDAKTKEKVEYFHEFLPFHTSGTGDIFASVLFGSLVNGETIETAIKKAANFVLSSIKITLKDKSRTWYGVQFEKVLGTLAK, encoded by the coding sequence ATGAAAAGAATCCTTACAATACAAGATATCTCGTGCGTTGGTAAATGTTCCCTTACTGTCGCGCTTCCGATAATTAGCGCTCAAGGCATTGAGACGTGCATATTGCCTACTGCGCTACTTTCGACTCATACTGGCTTTAAAAATTTCACATTTCGTGATCTGACTGATGAATTTGACGCGGTAACACAAGTATGGCACAAAGAAAATATCGCATTTGATGGAATTTATACTGGATTTTTAGGTAGCTTTAGCCAGCTTGAGCTGATAGAGAAAATTTTTAATGAGTTTAATGACTCTGCTCCACTAATACTTGTAGATCCTTGCATGGGTGACAATGGCAAGCTCTATCATGGGTTTGATGAAAAATTTGTTATGAAAATGCGCGAACTTTGCACAAAGGCTCACGTCATCACGCCAAATATAACAGAGGCAAGCTTTATGTGCGGGATGCCGTTTTTTGGCAGTGACTATACGCAAGATTATATTTTAGAGTTGCTTGAAGGCTTAGCTAGCTTTGGAGCTAGAAAGATCGTGCTAAAGGGCATTAGATACAAGCAAAATGAATGCGGCATCATAGCTTACGACGCAAAGACAAAAGAAAAAGTGGAGTATTTTCACGAGTTTTTGCCATTTCACACGAGTGGAACTGGAGATATTTTTGCTTCTGTACTTTTTGGCTCGCTAGTAAATGGCGAAACAATAGAAACTGCTATAAAAAAGGCGGCAAACTTTGTACTTAGTAGCATTAAAATCACGCTAAAAGATAAGAGTCGCACATGGTATGGTGTACAGTTTGAAAAGGTGCTTGGCACTCTTGCAAAATAG
- a CDS encoding DUF488 domain-containing protein — translation MFKAYRIYDFIKDDSLDMKAAFIDRLYPRGIRKEIFSNFLWLKDITPSTALREWFHEDREARFDEFCEKFELELDNEKAQSCFKMLKKLEKEHGDIALLTASKDINLCHIVVLLKILNK, via the coding sequence ATGTTTAAAGCTTATAGAATTTATGATTTTATCAAAGATGATAGTTTGGATATGAAGGCGGCTTTTATTGATAGACTCTATCCAAGAGGTATAAGAAAAGAGATATTTTCAAATTTCCTTTGGTTAAAAGATATCACACCAAGCACTGCTTTAAGAGAGTGGTTTCATGAAGATAGAGAAGCCAGATTTGATGAGTTTTGTGAGAAATTTGAGCTCGAGCTTGATAATGAAAAAGCACAATCTTGCTTTAAAATGCTAAAAAAACTAGAAAAAGAGCATGGCGATATAGCACTCCTAACAGCTAGCAAAGATATAAATCTTTGCCATATCGTTGTGTTATTAAAAATTTTAAATAAGTAG